Within Paracoccus jeotgali, the genomic segment CTAGTCCGCGGCGGCCGGGCAGGCAAGTGGCGCGGCCGCCACAAGCCGTTGGCGACGAGCGTCTTCCCCCACAGGACGCTTCCCAAGTCACGGTCAAGCTGCAACAGATAGGGGTCAGACATATTCAGGTTGCGCCGCACATGAACCTTGCCACCTCTGTCAGCTGGGCGTCAGACCCGACGACGCAGGCGCCGGATATTCCGGCGGCGCAGCGGGTGTTTCTGTTGCTGCAAGGGCCGCATGGTCCCTTCTTCGACCGGCTGGGCAGGCTGCTGCGGGCGACCGGCGCCACGGTCTGGCGCGTGGCCTTCAACGCGGGTGATGCGTTCTTCTGGTCGGACCCCGATCACCTGCTGCGGTTCCAGCAGCCGGTTGCGGCGTGGCCCGAGGCGTTGGCACGCATCCTGAAGGAAAAGGGCGTGACCGACATCGTGCTGTATGGCGATGTCAGGCCCATCCACGCCGCGGCGAAGCAGGCGGCCGAGGCGCAGGGCCTGACGCTGCACATCTTCGAAGAGGGCTATTTGCGACCCTTCTGGATCAGCTATGAGCGCGGCGGCTCGAACGGGTTTTCTCGGCTGATGGGGTTCAGCCTGCCGCAGATGCACGCGGCCCTGCGCGGGCATCAGGCGGAAGTGCCGCGCCCGCCGGCGAACTGGGGCGATATGCGGCAGCACAAATTCTATGGCGCGCTTTATCATTTCCTCGTTCTGGTCGCGAATCGCCGCTTTCCGCATTTCCGCACCCATCGCGAGATCCCGGTCCGGCGCGAATTCGTGCTGAACCTGCGCCGCCTGCTGCTGTCGCCGCTGCTCGCGGTCGACAACGCCGTGCGCACCGCGCGCATCCGGCGCAGCGGGCATCCCTTTACGCTGGTGCTGATGCAGCTGGAACATGATGCTAGCTTTCGCGCCCATTCCGACTATCCCGACATGGCCGCCTTTACCGCCGAGGTGCTCGAGGCTTTCGCCGCCCATGCGCCGCGCCATCATCACCTGGTCTTCAAGGCCCATCCGCTGGATGACGGTCGCTCGCATCAGCGTCGCGACATCCGGCATAAGGCGGCGCAGCTCGGGATTCTGGACCGGATTCACCACGTGCCGGGCGGCAAGCTGGCGCCGCTGCTGGCGCAGGCGCGCTCGGTGGTGACGGTGAACTCGACGGCGGCGCAGCAGGCGCTGTGGCGGGGCCTGCCGGTCAAGGCGATGGGGCGCGCGGTCTATGACAAGCCGCAACTGGTCTCCGACCAGCCGCTGGCCGAGTTCCTGCTGCAGCCGCAGCGGCCGGACCCGGCGAAATACCGCAGCTATCGCGACTATCTGCTTGAGACCTGTCAGATCCCCGGAGGGTTCTATGCCGCCCGCGCACGCGCGCCGGCGCTGCGTCTGGTGGTCGATCTGATGCTGGCGCGCAACGATCCCTATGATTCGCTTGCCGACGGACATGGGACCGCACGGCAACAGCCCGGCTCGGATCGCCGCTAAGGGTGGGCTTGTGCTAGATAATCAGGCAAAGCCCCGCTAGTCTCCACGACAGCGCGCCGGCCGAGTCGGCAAACAGCAGGAGTGACACGTTTGACCGCCGTTGATGTTTCCGCCGCAGCCCGGCACCCTTTCCGCCATACCCTGATCCTCGCGCTGGTCGCCGTGACCGCGCTCGGCGCCTGCGGCCTGCCCCGCTCTGGCCCGAGCAAAAAGGAAATGCTGTCGGGGGCTGTCGAAAATGGCGGCGATGCGCATGTCATCTTTGTCAACAACCACGTCAACCGGACGGCGAATTTCCTGCCCTCCTACGGCTTCTCGCGCGAGTTTCTGCAGGCCGGCGTTGTCGGCGCGGACGAGATCCGGCCCGGCGACGTGCTGGGGCTGATGATCTGGGAAAACGTCGATGACGGGTTGCTGGTGGGTCTGGGTCAAAGCTCGACCCAGCTTCAGCAATTGCAGGTGGACAGCCAGGGCTTCATCTTCGTGCCCTATGCCGGGCGCATCCGCGCGGCCGGAAACTCGCCCGAGCAGCTGCGTCAGTTGATCACCGCACGGCTGGAAACCCAGACCCCGGACCCGCAGGTCAGCGTCACCCGCGTGGCAGGCGACGGGGCCACGGTCTCGATCATGGGCAAGGCCTTCGGCCAGGGCGTCTACCCGATCGAGCGGCCGACCCGGACGCTGTCGGCGATGCTGGCCAAGGCCGGCGGCGTCGCCATCGACCCCGAGGTGGCGACCATAACCGTCAAGCGCGGGCGCGAGACCGGCAAGGTCTGGCTGTCGGACCTGTATTTCAACCCCAGCTATGACATCGCGCTGCGCCCGGGCGACGTGATCCTGGTGGAAGAGGATCAGCGCAGCTTCACCGCCCTGGGCGCGCTAGGCCGGCAGACCAAGGTGCCGCTCGGCAGCGAGCAGATCAGCGCGCTGGAAGCCGTGGCGATGGTCGGCGGCCTGTCGACGCTGTCGGCTGACCCGACCGGCGTTTTCGTGCTGCGTGACGAGCCGTCGCAGGTGGCGTCGGCCGTGCTGGGGCAGCCGGTGTCGGGCACGCAGCGCATGGCCTATGTGCTGGACCTGACGCGGCCGAACGGGCTGTTCCTGTCGCGCGACTTCATGATCCGCGACGACGACACGATCTATGTGACCGAGGCGCCTTACGTCCGCTGGCAGAAGATCCTCGGCGCGATCACCGGCAGTGCCAACTCTGCCCGCGCGCTGGCGGCGACGACCGGGATTGACTGACCCCACGGACCTAGGGTCCGACGAGGCCGCGCCCCGGCCGCTTTACGTCTTCAACGGTGGCCTGCTGCGCGGACGGGTGCGGCGCATTCTTGAGCTGTCGGGCTGGTCGCCACGTCTGGGTTTGCCCGGTCGCGATGATGCGGTCGGCATCTGGGGCGCGGCCGGCACGGCATGGCGCGGGCGCGCGATCGCGGCGCGGCGCGGGGCGGGGCTGGTGCATATCGAAGATGCCTTCCTGCGCTCGATCCTGCCGGGGCGGGCGCGGGGGCGGTTGGCGCGGCGCGGGCCGGTGGGGCTGGTGGTCGATCCGGTGGGGCTGCATTTCGATCCCACCCGGCCGTCGCTGATCGAGACGCTGGTGAGTTCGGGCCGGGCCGCGGGTTTCGAGGCCGAGGCGCGGCAGGCGATGGCCCGGCTGATCGCTGCAGATCTGTCGAAATACAACGCCCACCTGCCCGACGCGCCGGCCCCGCCCCCGATCATGTGCTGGTCATCGACCAGACCGCCGGTGATGCGGCACTGATGGGCGCGGGCCGGGCCGCGTTCCTGCACATGCTGGATACCGCCCGCGCCGAGCATCCGGGCGCGCAGATCGTCATTCGCAGCCATCCCGAAACCGCGCGCGGCCTGCGCCCCGGCCATTTTTCCCCCGCCGATCTGCGGCCGGGCGAGGTGTTTTGCGACGCCCCCCTCTCGCCCTGGCGGCTGCTGGCGCAGGCGCGGGCGGTCTATGCCATGTCCTCGCAACTGGGATACGAGGCGATGCTGGCCGGCCACCGGCCGCGAGTCTTCGGGCAGCCCTTCTATGCCGGCTGGGGTCTCAGCGAGGATGAGCAGCCGGTGCCGCGCCGGGGCCGCGCCAGCATCGAAACACTGTTCGCCGCCTCGCATCTGCTGGCGCCGGTCTGGTATGATCCCTGCGCCGACCGGCTGACGGATTTTGAAGGCGCGCTTCGCCAGATCGAGGCAGAGGTAAAGGCTTGGCGGCAGGATCATCACGGCCATGTCGCCCATGGCATGCGGCTGTGGAAGCGCCGCCACGTCAGCCAGTTCTTCGGCCAGGCCGCCCCGGTTCGCTTCAGGGCGCGGGGAAACGTCCCGACGATCGCCTGGGCGGGAAAGGCCGACGAAGTCATCGGGTTCGACGGGCTGCGGATCGAGGACGGGTTTCTGCGCTCGCGCGGGCTGGGGGCCGCCTTGGTCCCGCCGCTGTCACTGGTCGCGGATGATCTTGGGATCTATTACGACCCGACCCGCCCCTCGCGTTTCGAGGCGCTGATGGCGGCGCCGCTGCCGCCGGCGGGCGCGGCGCGGGCGGCGGCCTTGCGGCAAGCGCTGATCGCGGCGCGGCTGACGAAATACAGCCTCGGCGGCGGTGGTGCGTTGCCGCCGCGCGACGGACGGCGGCGGATCCTGGTGCCGGGGCAGGTCGAGGATGACGCCTCGATCCGGCTCGGCGCGGGGGTCGAGCGGTCGAACCTAGACCTACTGAAACGGGTTCGCCGCGAGAACCCCGAGGCCATGCTGATCTACAAGCCGCATCCGGATGTCGAGGCCGGCCTGCGGCGCGGCAGTATTCCGGAAGCAGAACTGAACCGGCTGGCCGATCACGTCGCCACGCAGGCGGACCCGCTGGCCCTGCTGGCCGATGTCGATGAGGTCTGGACCATCACCTCGACCCTCGGGTTCGAGGCGCTGCTGCGCGGCGTGCCGGTCACGACGCTTGGCGCGCCCTTCTATGCCGGTTGGGGGCTGACGCGGGATCTGGGGCCGGTGCCCGCGCGTCGGCAGGCAAGGCCGGGGCTGGATGCGCTGACCCATGCCGCGTTGATCGCCTATCCGCGTTATTTCGACCCGGTGAGCCGCCTGCCCTGCCCGCCCGAGATCGCCGTTCTGCGGCTGAGCGGCGCGGCGGCTGTCGCGCAGCGCCCGGCGCTGCGGCTGTTGGCGAAACTGCAGGGAGCGTTGGCCGGACATGACTGGATCTGGCGGCGCTGACCGCGCCGCCAGATCGCTTTGATGACGGACGGGCCGTCAGCCCGTCCGCCGCCGGATCACTCCCCGGCGCATTCCTTGATCTTGGCCAGATCCGGCCCGCTCGGCGTGCGGCCCAGGTTGAACGGCGCCGAGGCGTCGCGCCACTTGGCGTAGTCATCGACATAGCTCAGCATCGAGGCATAGACCTTGGCCGAGGTCGGGTTCGCGCAGGCCACCTCGACGATGGTTTCGTTGGCCATGGTCTGGATGTTATCCAGCGTCTCATCGTCCAGACGGGTGATGTTGATGCCCTTGTCCTGGAACGTCTGATACGCCTCGGTCGCGCGCTTTTCGGTGTTGGCCAGCGACCACAGCATGGTGGCGTCGGCCGCGACCTTCAGCTTTTCCTGCGTCTCGGGGCTGAGCGCGTCCCACGACGCCTTGTTGATCATCACCCCGAAGACCGACGACGACTGATGCCAACCCGGCGTCGACCAGTGCTTGGTCACCTGATCGAAACCGCCCGACAGATCGACGTTGGGAGTCGAGAACTCGGCTCCGTCGATGACGCCGCGCTCGAGCGACTGGTAGATCTCGCCACCGGCCATCGAGACCTGGCTGCCGCCCAGTTTTTCCAGCAGCTTGCCCTGTTCAAGTCCCGAAACGCGCAGACGCATGCCTTTCAGGTCGTCGGTCGTCTCGATCGGCTTGTCGACGGTGCGGAAGCCGGATTCGTTGTTGGTCACGCCGTAGGGCAGATAGACCATGCCGAACTTGCCATAGACCTCGTTATAGATGTCGGCGCCGCCCCAGGCCTTGATCCAGTTGACGTAGTCGACGGCGTTGAACAGGCTCGCCGTCGTCGCCAGCGGCGAGAAGGCCGCGTCGCGTCCGGCCCAATAGCCCGGCCAGTCGGCGCCGGCCTGAATCGTGCCCGATTCGACCGCGCCGAACACCTCGCCCGCCGGCACCAGCGCGCCGCCTTCGAAGAATTCGATGGTTAGCTCCTCGTCGGGGATCAGCGCATTGGCGATCTCGACGAAGTGCTTGTCGATCTCGATCAGCTCGAGCGAGGACGGCCAGGTCGAGGTCATGGTCCAGTTGTCGGCCAGCGCGGGTCCAGCCAGGATCGTCGTTGCGGCAAGAATGGTCAGGGTCGTCTTCATGAAAGTTCCTCCTCAGGTCAGCTTCGATACAGGGTGTCAGGCAGCCAGGTGACGAGTTGCGGGAAGAATACGATCAAACCGCACATCAACAGGACCATGACGATAAACGGGATGACACCGCGAATGATGTCCCCGGTCGAGATGTCAGGGGGCGAGATCGCCCGCATGTAGAACAGTGCATAGCCGAAGGGCGGCGACAGGAAGCTGGTCTGCAGCACCACCGCCATCAGCACCACGAACCACAGCGGGCTGACGCCCATTTCGGCCACGATGGGCAGAAAGATCGGGAAGCACAGGAGCACGATGCCGGTCCAGTCAAGGAACATGCCCAGGATGAAGACCGTGACCAGCATCACCACCAGCAGCGTGTTCGGGTCCTCGGCCAGCCCGCGGATCAGGTTCTGCGTCGCGGTCAACCCGCCGGTGATGTTGAAGACGCCGGTAAAGGCGGTGGCGCCCACGACGATGAACAGGATCATCGCCGAGGTGCGGCCGGTCTCCAGAAACGCGCTGTAGAAATTCGCCCAGGTAAAGCGGCGGCGACCAATGACGATCAGCAGCGCCAGCATTGCGCCGATGGCCGACGCCTCGGTCGCGGTCGCCACCCCCATCAGCATCGAGCCGAGAATCCCCAGGATCAGGATCAGCGGCGGCACGGCCTCGACGACCAGCATCCGCCACATCGCGCCGCGCCCGATCTGTTCGGATTCGAGCATGCGCGGCGCGAGGTCAGGCCGCACCACCGCCACGATGAAGACATAGATCCCATACATCAGCCCCAGCAGGATGCCGGGGATCATGGCGCCCGCGAACAGCTCGCCCACCGACAGGCCCGGCGCATAGGACGCCATCAGGATCAGCATGATCGAAGGCGGGATCAGGATGCCAAGGCAGCCCGAGGCCCCGATCAGCCCCGTCGTCAGCCGCTTGTCATAGCCGTATTGCAGCATCGGCTTCAGCGCCATCACGCCCATCACCGTGATCGAGGCGCCGATGATGCCGGTCGTGGCCGCCAGCAGGATCGAGATGAACACGACCGCCAGACCCAGACCCCCGCGCACATTGGCCATCAGGTGACGCAGCGCCTCGAACATCTTGTCGGTGACGCCGCTGTCGGACAGGAACCGCGCCATCAGCACGAACAGCGGAATCGCGATCAGCGTGTAATTGTCCAGCACATCGCCGAAGATCCGGTTGATGGTGATGCCCAGGACCATGGGCTTGCCGGCGATGAAGGCGCCCAGAACCGCCGTCCCGCCCAGCACGAAGGCAAGCGGGTGGCCCATGAACAGGCCCAGAACCAGCAGCGCGGCCATGATCAGCGCGATCGCCTCGCCGCCGATGCCGGGCACCGCCATCCAGCCCAGCACCGGGTTCAGCGCCCCGATGGCGCCGTTGATGAAGTCAGTGAACATCCAGCGGCTCCAGCGGTTCAAGGTGGTCGGTGCGCAGGATCAGCTTGAGCAGCTCGGCGACGCCCTGGATCAGCAGCAGCGTCGCCGCGACCCCCATCGCCAGCTTCAACGGATAGACCGGCAGCTGCACCGCCCCATAGGTCCGCTCTCCCTGATCCAGCGCGCGCAGGGCGAACTGCCAACTATACAGGGTGAATACGATGCTGAAGGGCAGGAAGAACAGGATATAGCCCAGGATTTCGACCCAGCGGCGCACGCGCGGCCCAAGCTGCGCGGTCAGCAGGTCGACACGCACATGCGCCTGATGCCGCAGCGCATAGCCACCGAGCATGACGAAATAGAAGCCATACATCATCTTGGTGACGTCAAAGGCCCAGGGCGTCGGTGCCAGCATCACGTAACGCATGAAGACGTCATAGATGATGATGGCCGCGAACACACCGGCCAGCAGTGACACGACGCGGCCGACCGCCTCGTTCACCCAGTCGATAAGCGAGATCAAAAGCCGC encodes:
- a CDS encoding TRAP transporter small permease subunit, which codes for MISLIDWVNEAVGRVVSLLAGVFAAIIIYDVFMRYVMLAPTPWAFDVTKMMYGFYFVMLGGYALRHQAHVRVDLLTAQLGPRVRRWVEILGYILFFLPFSIVFTLYSWQFALRALDQGERTYGAVQLPVYPLKLAMGVAATLLLIQGVAELLKLILRTDHLEPLEPLDVH
- a CDS encoding capsule biosynthesis protein; the protein is MNLATSVSWASDPTTQAPDIPAAQRVFLLLQGPHGPFFDRLGRLLRATGATVWRVAFNAGDAFFWSDPDHLLRFQQPVAAWPEALARILKEKGVTDIVLYGDVRPIHAAAKQAAEAQGLTLHIFEEGYLRPFWISYERGGSNGFSRLMGFSLPQMHAALRGHQAEVPRPPANWGDMRQHKFYGALYHFLVLVANRRFPHFRTHREIPVRREFVLNLRRLLLSPLLAVDNAVRTARIRRSGHPFTLVLMQLEHDASFRAHSDYPDMAAFTAEVLEAFAAHAPRHHHLVFKAHPLDDGRSHQRRDIRHKAAQLGILDRIHHVPGGKLAPLLAQARSVVTVNSTAAQQALWRGLPVKAMGRAVYDKPQLVSDQPLAEFLLQPQRPDPAKYRSYRDYLLETCQIPGGFYAARARAPALRLVVDLMLARNDPYDSLADGHGTARQQPGSDRR
- a CDS encoding TRAP transporter large permease — protein: MAALLVLGLFMGHPLAFVLGGTAVLGAFIAGKPMVLGITINRIFGDVLDNYTLIAIPLFVLMARFLSDSGVTDKMFEALRHLMANVRGGLGLAVVFISILLAATTGIIGASITVMGVMALKPMLQYGYDKRLTTGLIGASGCLGILIPPSIMLILMASYAPGLSVGELFAGAMIPGILLGLMYGIYVFIVAVVRPDLAPRMLESEQIGRGAMWRMLVVEAVPPLILILGILGSMLMGVATATEASAIGAMLALLIVIGRRRFTWANFYSAFLETGRTSAMILFIVVGATAFTGVFNITGGLTATQNLIRGLAEDPNTLLVVMLVTVFILGMFLDWTGIVLLCFPIFLPIVAEMGVSPLWFVVLMAVVLQTSFLSPPFGYALFYMRAISPPDISTGDIIRGVIPFIVMVLLMCGLIVFFPQLVTWLPDTLYRS
- the dctP gene encoding TRAP transporter substrate-binding protein DctP, encoding MKTTLTILAATTILAGPALADNWTMTSTWPSSLELIEIDKHFVEIANALIPDEELTIEFFEGGALVPAGEVFGAVESGTIQAGADWPGYWAGRDAAFSPLATTASLFNAVDYVNWIKAWGGADIYNEVYGKFGMVYLPYGVTNNESGFRTVDKPIETTDDLKGMRLRVSGLEQGKLLEKLGGSQVSMAGGEIYQSLERGVIDGAEFSTPNVDLSGGFDQVTKHWSTPGWHQSSSVFGVMINKASWDALSPETQEKLKVAADATMLWSLANTEKRATEAYQTFQDKGINITRLDDETLDNIQTMANETIVEVACANPTSAKVYASMLSYVDDYAKWRDASAPFNLGRTPSGPDLAKIKECAGE
- a CDS encoding polysaccharide biosynthesis/export family protein; the encoded protein is MTAVDVSAAARHPFRHTLILALVAVTALGACGLPRSGPSKKEMLSGAVENGGDAHVIFVNNHVNRTANFLPSYGFSREFLQAGVVGADEIRPGDVLGLMIWENVDDGLLVGLGQSSTQLQQLQVDSQGFIFVPYAGRIRAAGNSPEQLRQLITARLETQTPDPQVSVTRVAGDGATVSIMGKAFGQGVYPIERPTRTLSAMLAKAGGVAIDPEVATITVKRGRETGKVWLSDLYFNPSYDIALRPGDVILVEEDQRSFTALGALGRQTKVPLGSEQISALEAVAMVGGLSTLSADPTGVFVLRDEPSQVASAVLGQPVSGTQRMAYVLDLTRPNGLFLSRDFMIRDDDTIYVTEAPYVRWQKILGAITGSANSARALAATTGID